One region of Quercus lobata isolate SW786 chromosome 2, ValleyOak3.0 Primary Assembly, whole genome shotgun sequence genomic DNA includes:
- the LOC115974547 gene encoding NEP1-interacting protein 1-like isoform X4, with amino-acid sequence MEELCCSAVSAVLCILFCVIFNFLFALEMGAMIGALIALKTKSSVLHGTAVGAIKGGIFSIELFRIILDLWNSNISRSRFFLSMIDIIAKLLSGRPVAELSTPTMPSAVQMQRQNVTDQVHASITTSEEVPMRTTMGLSRYSDEKIPRFQITYKHILDSSGNGTSCSICLQDFQLEEIARSLPPCHHIFHLQCIDKWLVGHSSCPLCRREI; translated from the exons ATGGAGGAGTTGTGCTGCTCCGCAGTTTCTGCAGTTTTATGCATCCTCTTCTGtgtgattttcaatttcttatttGCATTGg AAATGGGAGCCATGATTGGAGCTTTGATTGCCCTAAAAACAAAGAGCAGCGTGCTCCATGGGACCGCGGTTGGAGCAATCAAGGGTGGAATTTTCTCCATTGAGCTTTTCAGAATTATACTTGATCTATGGAATTCTAATATTAGTAGATCAAGGTTTTTCCTCTCCATG ATTGACATTATCGCAAAACTTTTGAGTGGAAGACCCGTTGCAGAACTATCTACACCAACCATGCCAAGCGCAGTGCAAATGCAAAGACAG AATGTGACTGATCAGGTACATGCTTCCATTACAACTTCTGAGGAGGTCCCAATGAGAACTACCATGGGGTTATCAAGATATTCAGATGAGAAGATCCCCAGGTTCCAAATCACAtataaacacatcttagattcTTCAGGGAATGGAACATCCTGCTCAATTTGCCTTCAG GACTTTCAGCTGGAGGAAATTGCTCGTAGCTTGCCGCCTTGTCACCACATTTTTCATCTGCAATGTATAGATAAGTGGCTTGTGGGGCACAGCTCTTGTCCCTTGTGCAGAAGGGAAATATAA
- the LOC115974547 gene encoding NEP1-interacting protein 1-like isoform X1 has protein sequence MVICTSPVSSFPFWVSSERVREFCCCMLYALICKIYNVIFTIFLAVVGAEMGAMIGALIALKTKSSVLHGTAVGAIKGGIFSIELFRIILDLWNSNISRSRFFLSMIDIIAKLLSGRPVAELSTPTMPSAVQMQRQNVTDQVHASITTSEEVPMRTTMGLSRYSDEKIPRFQITYKHILDSSGNGTSCSICLQDFQLEEIARSLPPCHHIFHLQCIDKWLVGHSSCPLCRREI, from the exons ATGGTCATTTGCACCTCTCCTGTTTcttccttcccattttgggtcTCTAGCGAAAGGGTACGGGAGTTCTGCTGCTGCATGCTTTATGCACTTATATGCAAAATCTATAATGTGATCTTCACTATCTTCCTTGCAGTAG TTGGTGCAGAAATGGGAGCCATGATTGGAGCTTTGATTGCCCTAAAAACAAAGAGCAGCGTGCTCCATGGGACCGCGGTTGGAGCAATCAAGGGTGGAATTTTCTCCATTGAGCTTTTCAGAATTATACTTGATCTATGGAATTCTAATATTAGTAGATCAAGGTTTTTCCTCTCCATG ATTGACATTATCGCAAAACTTTTGAGTGGAAGACCCGTTGCAGAACTATCTACACCAACCATGCCAAGCGCAGTGCAAATGCAAAGACAG AATGTGACTGATCAGGTACATGCTTCCATTACAACTTCTGAGGAGGTCCCAATGAGAACTACCATGGGGTTATCAAGATATTCAGATGAGAAGATCCCCAGGTTCCAAATCACAtataaacacatcttagattcTTCAGGGAATGGAACATCCTGCTCAATTTGCCTTCAG GACTTTCAGCTGGAGGAAATTGCTCGTAGCTTGCCGCCTTGTCACCACATTTTTCATCTGCAATGTATAGATAAGTGGCTTGTGGGGCACAGCTCTTGTCCCTTGTGCAGAAGGGAAATATAA
- the LOC115974547 gene encoding NEP1-interacting protein 1-like isoform X2: MVICTSPVSSFPFWVSSERVREFCCCMLYALICKIYNVIFTIFLAVVGAEMGAMIGALIALKTKSSVLHGTAVGAIKGGIFSIELFRIILDLWNSNISRSRFFLSMIDIIAKLLSGRPVAELSTPTMPSAVQMQRQVHASITTSEEVPMRTTMGLSRYSDEKIPRFQITYKHILDSSGNGTSCSICLQDFQLEEIARSLPPCHHIFHLQCIDKWLVGHSSCPLCRREI; encoded by the exons ATGGTCATTTGCACCTCTCCTGTTTcttccttcccattttgggtcTCTAGCGAAAGGGTACGGGAGTTCTGCTGCTGCATGCTTTATGCACTTATATGCAAAATCTATAATGTGATCTTCACTATCTTCCTTGCAGTAG TTGGTGCAGAAATGGGAGCCATGATTGGAGCTTTGATTGCCCTAAAAACAAAGAGCAGCGTGCTCCATGGGACCGCGGTTGGAGCAATCAAGGGTGGAATTTTCTCCATTGAGCTTTTCAGAATTATACTTGATCTATGGAATTCTAATATTAGTAGATCAAGGTTTTTCCTCTCCATG ATTGACATTATCGCAAAACTTTTGAGTGGAAGACCCGTTGCAGAACTATCTACACCAACCATGCCAAGCGCAGTGCAAATGCAAAGACAG GTACATGCTTCCATTACAACTTCTGAGGAGGTCCCAATGAGAACTACCATGGGGTTATCAAGATATTCAGATGAGAAGATCCCCAGGTTCCAAATCACAtataaacacatcttagattcTTCAGGGAATGGAACATCCTGCTCAATTTGCCTTCAG GACTTTCAGCTGGAGGAAATTGCTCGTAGCTTGCCGCCTTGTCACCACATTTTTCATCTGCAATGTATAGATAAGTGGCTTGTGGGGCACAGCTCTTGTCCCTTGTGCAGAAGGGAAATATAA
- the LOC115974547 gene encoding NEP1-interacting protein 1-like isoform X3 — protein MEELCCSAVSAVLCILFCVIFNFLFALVGAEMGAMIGALIALKTKSSVLHGTAVGAIKGGIFSIELFRIILDLWNSNISRSRFFLSMIDIIAKLLSGRPVAELSTPTMPSAVQMQRQNVTDQVHASITTSEEVPMRTTMGLSRYSDEKIPRFQITYKHILDSSGNGTSCSICLQDFQLEEIARSLPPCHHIFHLQCIDKWLVGHSSCPLCRREI, from the exons ATGGAGGAGTTGTGCTGCTCCGCAGTTTCTGCAGTTTTATGCATCCTCTTCTGtgtgattttcaatttcttatttGCATTGg TTGGTGCAGAAATGGGAGCCATGATTGGAGCTTTGATTGCCCTAAAAACAAAGAGCAGCGTGCTCCATGGGACCGCGGTTGGAGCAATCAAGGGTGGAATTTTCTCCATTGAGCTTTTCAGAATTATACTTGATCTATGGAATTCTAATATTAGTAGATCAAGGTTTTTCCTCTCCATG ATTGACATTATCGCAAAACTTTTGAGTGGAAGACCCGTTGCAGAACTATCTACACCAACCATGCCAAGCGCAGTGCAAATGCAAAGACAG AATGTGACTGATCAGGTACATGCTTCCATTACAACTTCTGAGGAGGTCCCAATGAGAACTACCATGGGGTTATCAAGATATTCAGATGAGAAGATCCCCAGGTTCCAAATCACAtataaacacatcttagattcTTCAGGGAATGGAACATCCTGCTCAATTTGCCTTCAG GACTTTCAGCTGGAGGAAATTGCTCGTAGCTTGCCGCCTTGTCACCACATTTTTCATCTGCAATGTATAGATAAGTGGCTTGTGGGGCACAGCTCTTGTCCCTTGTGCAGAAGGGAAATATAA